CGTTCCGTCTTTACATCTAAGTATGTAAACCCAGTAATCCGCTTTACGAATCGGCACCTTCGACATTTTAATGTTTTTCTTTATTTATTTTTATTATCTCTTTAATAGTGTCGTTAAGTTTTTTATTAAATTCTTTCGGCCTTTCGAGCATAATAAAATGGCCGCAGCCCTTTATTATCGTCACATCGAAAGAAGACATATACTTTCGGTTAGCCTGTGGATTTGTCGGCCAAAGGTCGGCATTAACGCATCGCACAGGCACTTTAACTCTCTTAAAAAGATTCGCCATTCCTTTATTTTCAAATTTTTCAACATATTCCTTAAATGCACTTATAGCCACATAAGGAGGCTCGCAGGAAATATCATCGATAATCCATCTTTTTAATTCAGGTTTCAAATTTCCGAGCATTTGCCCGACAAAATTTTTAACTTCGCCTTTAAAATCTTTGTGAAATCCATCGAGCATTTGTTTAAATTGCTCTTTGGGCATAGTGTCTTCAACATTTTGTATCGAATCGGCTCCGATAATACCTATCACGCGATTCGGCATTAAAACCGCGGCTTCTGCGGCAATCTCGCCTGCGAATGAATGACCGATTAGTATAACTTTTTTGGCATTGACATCTTCGACAACGGCTTTCACATCCCGGCCGAACGCTTCGGGCGTATATACTTTCCGGTTCTGTTCTGAATTTCCGTGCCCCGCTAAATCGATTAAAACAATTCTGTATTTTTTGTAGAAATACGGAATCTGATATCGCCAATACCTGCTGTCGCCGCCCCAGCCGTGAACGAATACGAGCGTAACATCACCTTTGCCGAATACGTTATAGCTAATCAACTGCCCATCAGAAGATGATACTATAACATTTTTCGCATCGCAATAAGATGAGAATAATGCACTTATAACGACAATAATTAATAATACTTTTTTCATTTTTGTTCTCCTTAACAAATTTTCACAGCCAATTTTTCTATTTTTTCTTTGGCGTCAGGTCTTTTTTTTGCAATCTCGCCTGAAACGCCTGCGTTTTCAACAAGAACTGATTCGAATTTCATTCCGGTATATTCAGCGGTAAGCGCAAAAGGCTTTTCAAGTGCATCAAGACCGATATCCTCAAACGCACTTGCCAGAACAACAGGAGTTTTTCCTTTCAACGGGGTTTTCATCGTACCGGCATCGTTGTCCCATTTATAAAGCGAGAACATCCTGTCGAAAATAAGTTTTATCTGTGCACTTGCGCCGAAAAAATATAACGGCGTCGCAAAAACAATCACATCGACATCCGCCATTTTGGCTAAAACAGGTTTCGCTTCATCATTAACGGCACATTCGTATTTATCGCTTTTCTGACAAGCCCGGCAGGATATACAACCCAGTGTTTTATATTTAAGAAATGCCGTACGGATAATTTCAACATCGGCGCCTTTCGAACGGACGGCCCCGCTGAACCAATCTACCAGCACGGCGGTATTTCCATCCTTTTTAGGGCTTCCATTAAGTATCAGGATTTTTTTAGACATAAGAACTATCCTTTATAGCTTTTCATATACAAAAGCATAATAATGCAGAAATGCGGAAAAAGAAAGAGGACTTAAAAAATTTTAGTCCCGCCGTCTTCCAGAAAGCAGAACTATATCCCTTAACTGTTCGGTGTTCTTTGCGGCAAACCAGCGTTTTTCAAATTCCGGCTCGCTGACGATATGCGCGATGGACATAAGCGCCCTGAGATGATAATTCCGCTCATCGGATGAGCCGAGCAGGATAAACGCCGTTTTAACCGGTTCGTGAAGCTCGGAGAAAATCGCGCCTTCTTTGCAGCGCACAAGCAGAATCTCAAAAACATTCAGCCCGTCAACAACAATATGCGGTATGGCAAGGCCGGACTTTATGACGGTTGTGGATTCTCTTTCTCTTTGTATGAACAAATCATAGAGTTTGTTTGAGTCAATATTAAGTTTTTTAGACAACGCATTGGAGGCCGTATGAAAAAGTTCAGTCGCGGTAATTCTGTCGGGAATATCGAGAATATCGCAGTTTTTGACAAGCCCGTCA
The sequence above is drawn from the Phycisphaerae bacterium genome and encodes:
- a CDS encoding alpha/beta hydrolase codes for the protein MKKVLLIIVVISALFSSYCDAKNVIVSSSDGQLISYNVFGKGDVTLVFVHGWGGDSRYWRYQIPYFYKKYRIVLIDLAGHGNSEQNRKVYTPEAFGRDVKAVVEDVNAKKVILIGHSFAGEIAAEAAVLMPNRVIGIIGADSIQNVEDTMPKEQFKQMLDGFHKDFKGEVKNFVGQMLGNLKPELKRWIIDDISCEPPYVAISAFKEYVEKFENKGMANLFKRVKVPVRCVNADLWPTNPQANRKYMSSFDVTIIKGCGHFIMLERPKEFNKKLNDTIKEIIKINKEKH
- a CDS encoding flavodoxin family protein, coding for MSKKILILNGSPKKDGNTAVLVDWFSGAVRSKGADVEIIRTAFLKYKTLGCISCRACQKSDKYECAVNDEAKPVLAKMADVDVIVFATPLYFFGASAQIKLIFDRMFSLYKWDNDAGTMKTPLKGKTPVVLASAFEDIGLDALEKPFALTAEYTGMKFESVLVENAGVSGEIAKKRPDAKEKIEKLAVKIC